The Cutaneotrichosporon cavernicola HIS019 DNA, chromosome: 3 region TGCCGACTACCGAGCCACCCGAAAAGCCCAGGGGACCCAGTGGCGGAACGGCAGTCGCTGCCAACATTGGCGCAGGGGCTGCCGCCGTTACCGGGGCACATGCCCTAGCTGCCGGCGCGCGTGGAGGGGACgacagcagcagcacgTCATCGGCTGGCGATGAGCGCTCGTCTCTCCTGCACCGAGGCAGTGTCGGAGGGAGTGTGCGGGGTAGTATGCGCCAAAGTGCTGGAAGTGGTGCTGCCAGCTATGCAGGGAGCTCGAGCGGCCTCGCAGGCGTCGGAACCGCAATGGGCGCCGCTGCTGTCGCAGTAGGCGGGTTAGGTCTCCTGCGCTCTTTAGGCCTTGGTAAGCGGCCTAGAACCGAGAGCCCCAcggacgtcgacgagcaagagcaggagcaggacgAGGCTGCGCGAAAAGTCAGCGGCAACACAATGGAGCGCATGAtcggcctcgtccgtcCGAACCGCGGGAGCAAGCGATCCAGTGGGACGAGTGGACAACGTTCCGGGAGCGGGGGCACGAACAACACGTCGGCCGACCCGAAGCGCTCCTCTGGCGGCACAAGCACTGGTGCGTACGTCCCTGTTCCTGAAGACGAGCTGTTCTATGCGCCCCGACCGATCATGGACCGCTCGATCGACAGCGATGAGATGTACCAcagcgcgaggagcaggaaCTCGTCCAGCGACTATGACCCAGGAACAGTCGGCACGAGGGGCTCAAATTCGTCCAGATCGTCTGGTGGGCACTCGGGCCGCTCGCATGGGAGCAAGAGCAACAGCAGTAAAAGCTCGCGCGGCTTCCGAGGCGCGGGCGGGCGCGTCCACTCGATGATCCTTGAAGAGGGTGTCCCTCCCACTGCGGCGTTTGCTGGCGGCGACCTTGGCTTGCCCGAGACGCCTACATCAGCCTCGTTCTCGATTTACGACTCGGCAGGCTCTGGGTCTGGCTCCAAAGACGGACAGGACCTAGGCGAGTTCGGCACGCGTGGAAGTGCGCGGGGCAGTCGACTGGCTCTGCCGCCTGGTTCCGCGGCTGGACGCTACTCTGAGCGCAACAGCAGCGTCGGCACGTTTGGCACTCCATTCGACCCAGACAGCCAAAGCCGGGGTTCCACCGAGCTCCTTACGACGGGCAACAGGAACTGGATATCCGACCCGGCGCTTgttggcgccggcgcagcCGTTGGTGTGACtgctgccgctgctgctggggGTGCTCGGAGACGGTCTGTGGACAGCAGGGGCCGCTCACCATTCGCCTCACCAGAGAGCACCCGTAGCGGTCACGGCATGGCTCCTAACGACTCTGTCGACACCACACCGCGTCTTCCCCAGGGCCCTGTGGGCATGGTGCCGCTCAACGTGCCGCGGTCTACTGAACCGCGCCCTCTCCCGCTCCCTCCTGGTGCTGCGCGTGCTGTTCACCCTGGCGCACACCAACGCTCAGGCTCGCAAGAGATGATGGCTGctgccgcggccgcgctcgctgAGTACCAGCGGTCGGGTGCACACCAGCGGACTGCGTCTCACCAGTTTTACGACCGCACGCCGTCACCGGTCAAGCATTCacgcagcgcgtcgacaagcCACGCACTCCTAGCTCCGATGCCCGGGCTGAACCGTTCTGCTCCCGGTCCTATCATTCGACCTATGCCTCTggccgcgagcgcagcaGTTGGTGGTGACATGATGCTGTCACCATTCGGCCCACCGCCTAGGTCTCAGGGATCCGGCTCCAATTCTCATCCATCGACAGGCCCCAGCCTGccgagtgcgagtgcgcAAGGCTTCGTGTTCCCCGCGCCACCCGACATCAAACCCGAGGCCCAACGGTCGACAGAAAGCCTCGCAGAACCCAGACATTCTgggacgacggcgagcgcggaTGGATCTCAGCGGCGGGGTAGTGCGCCACGGTCGGCGACGTATGACGAGTTTGGCGTGCAGCAGGGCACGGCGAGTAGGGTGAGATTCACTGGGCTCGCATTGATTCAAAcccgctgacaccagtccGAGCCGATCCTTATTCTCCTCAACTCGCCGGACATGTCGCTCTCGGATGATCGGCTAGAGCGGCGCACGAACCGcgagtcgagctcgagcgacGCGGGCAGTGGGTGGGATGAGGTCGGTACGGTGCAGCGGCTGGGACAAGAGTGGAACAGTGGGCTTGGGCGGGGCCGGTTGTCAGGCTACAGCCAAAtgggcgaggtggcggaggaAGCCGAGCCGAGCCCATTCGACCCCGTTGAGGCAGTCACACCAGAGCGTGCACGGCGCGGTGAGTTTGGGTCGCCAGTCAAGCTGCTTCAGCGGCTGTGGCGTTAGTTTGGCATGTTGGGGTGGGGATATCACAAACATCTGAAGAACCTGTAGACAATACCCGGCCAGCGCCACTCACGATATTGCAAGTATAGAGCATACACATTCATTATTGTACACATTCACTAGTACCCGATGCTATAACGGGGGCAAACTATGGCTGGGGATTCATCTCGTgttgaggacgtcgaggacggcacgGCTTGCGCCACGTACGGCCTCGCGGCGTGCGAACTGGGCTTGTGCGCGGCCCTCAGTCCAGCCCGCCAGCTCGGTTGTTGTCGGGAGGGCATGTGCGCGGGTggacggccgaggaggagcaggaggaggaggaggaggaggagcagcagcagtagCAGAGGCAGCaccgtcctcgccatcggGCGGTGGGGGCGTGTAtcccgccgcggccgaaAGGGGAACAggaagcgcgccgacgaggtacgccgacgacaacgaGATGAGTGCGAGGAGGGTCTGAGCGTCTGGTATGAGCTTGTGATGTAGCACGGCCATGTCTACAATGATGAAGGATATGGGGAAAGACTCACACTCAAGCTGCAGCGACGGGAGGGCCTCTACGCCTCCACCAGCGCTAAACACTGCTTTTTCCAGCACGCCCATCTCTGCGCGAATAACCTCTGCGCGTTCCAACAGTCGCGAGACATCACTCAGTGCTCGACGTGCATTATCGGCATCTGCCTCTCCAACTgccgcgccggccgcgCCGAACGGCACCCATCCTGGCGGTGGGGCTGGGGGTGCACTCAATGTTCCTGCGCCGGCAGATGCCGCAGCTGAGATGGACGCCCATGGCGTTCCGTGGGCAGGAGGAGATTTGATGCCGGGAAGAGAGGAGATGCCTGGCAATCCAGCtagggcgccgaggcctggcgaggcggtgaggaggggaaggttgggcgaaacgagggcgagcgacGGGGTGAGTGCGTGCGCGGGAGTCAATCCAGCGTTGGCTGGGGTCGCGTTGGCCGGGGTCAGGTTTGCAAGCGGATTGAAAGGCGAGGACATTGTCAGCGGTGAGGTGAGGAGAGAGAAACAGCGTTGCCAAAGACGAAGTGGAGGCAGTGGGAGAAATCACGTGATATAAGGAATGGGCGGCCAGGTCGCTTCCgatcgagatcgagatcTCTCACAAGCCAAGCTGCTCCCAAGTTCTAGCGATGGGCAGTGCACAGCGCGGTGCTACACATCAACAAGACCGCCAAGACCTTgcctctcactctcacacCGTGTTATTCTCGCACCACTCGCTGCTCGAATCTATGTCACAGATACATAATCAATACAGTTTCCACAATATACTCAGAGGGACAACAGGACACGATGGACAAGGACATTACACTCTGGGTCGCAAGAGCTCGCAGGCGTGGGATGTGCTTGCTGAATCAGTATCTTCGTACATGGGCGTGTGCTCAGCGGCACACCCCTGGAATTGCGGCACGTCACAGTGGTTCGTTGTGGGTGCAAGGAGGGTAATAGTCTCAGTCGTGGTCGGGGCGGCCGGCGTTGCCAGGGCGGTTGGCGCGGTCGCGACGGCGGTTGAAAAGAGCTATAAGCTCATCTGCCCGCGCCACATGTGCCTGTGCCACATCGGCATGTGGCGCCTGTTCAGGCTGACGCCGCAGGACCCGCTCATTGATGGGCGCAAGTggttcgtcgtcgtcggaaTCGGGCAGAAACAGCGCGCGACGTTCCGCTTCTTGGCACACCTGCTCTCGAACCTGATATGGAGGTTGAACAGCGGCAGCCCCTCCACCTGCCGGCGCGAGTGGAGGGAGCCGGGCCAAGCCGGCGATATCACCGTTCTGGTCGTCGACTAAGCGCGCCCTCTGCATGGCGAGCAAGGCGCGCAGCTGTGCGTCGCGCTGCTgtgcgtcgcgcgcccgcTGCATGGCGAGCAAAGCGCGCACCTGTGCGTCGCGTacctccaccgccacgCGACGTGCTCGCAGCCGATGAGCCTCGCCAGCGTCGAAGTGCGGGGGAAATGGGAGTGCCGCAGGCCAAGCTGCAAGCGGGGCAGGAGGTGCCGGCGGCGCCGGCCTGGGCGGAGGCATGGCAGCGATCTGCGCGGCTAGGGCGCGCTGGTCCACGCGGTAGCCGACCCCACCAAAGTCAACGCCAGGAGGCCAGGGTGGGACGGGTTCCAGAGGTGGGGGAAGAACCGGTTGGGGCAGCCCAGGAGGCcagggtgggaggggttCCAGAGGTGGGGGAAGAACCGGTTGGGGCAGCCCAGGTGGGAGGCCCTCAAACGCCATGGGCGGCGCTAAGCGAGCAATACGGTGCATCAAATGGTCACCGTGAGCGACGACCGCAGCCTGGTGTGCGTTCAGGGCGTTTTCGTGGTTGGCCAGCatgcggccgaggccgatgaTGTCCTGAGGATGGTCGCGATGCTCAGGGGGCTGTAACTCTTGgagccggcggcgagcatTCCCTAACACTCGTGCGCAGTTGATGATGTGCTGGGCATCTGCAGGTGCGTCCAAGCCACCCATCCCCGGCAGGTAAGCAAAGCGGCCAGCTCCCAACGGCCCCGGCGCCTGCGGTGCTGCAGCAGGTGCATCGACATGGAGGTCCGCGTCGTTTaggtcgaggccgctgTCCACCGCGGCCTCCCGGGCGGCTTTCAGAGCCTCATCGCGCGCGTTGAGAATCTGCAGTCAGCCTGACCCATGCTCATCGGATCCTCGAGTACGCCCCAGTGCACATGTGACACATAGGTATCAGCCTCGGGTAAATCAATCCTTGCGACACCCATCGGCAAAGACCCAGAATGACGCTCCCGTGCAGCGACCATTCGTCACTCCCGTGACCGTGACAGTCCCGTTGCAACTTGCACTCACCctgtcggcctcggcctggtTCTCGTTGCCTGTATCCCAGAGTTGGCACTTGTTGGGCTTCTTGCCAACGCGGCCGGCTATGCGTTAGCGTAGTCCTCGGGCACTCAGTGGTGCGCAGCGTCGTTGCCAAGATCCAGCAGATCAGGCCTTGCGAGCCATCAGAAGGAGCAGTGCAGCTACACACACCGCGCCCTGCTAGCCGGCCCCCCACGTacgacgacgccatcgGCGTCGCATCTTCAGGCCAACACCCATGAGCACACTCACGCATTTGGTCAAAGTGTGCGTAGTCCTCGGGGATCGCCTTCTGACAGATGTAGCAGCTGACAGTGCGACAGTTTTGGCACTCAAGTCAGCAAGACTGACGGGACCCGCTCACAGTAATCTTGTTACACCCCGACTCCTTGAGGTACGGCTTGTCACACTTTGGACAACGCCGCATGAGCGCGGCGCTCatcgcctcctcgatcgcgtggcgcttgtcgagcttgaagttttcctcgacctcctcgcagCGCTTGGGAATGTGGTCGGGGCGCTTGCACTTGCGACATGTCACCTTGTTGCAGTCTGGGTTGAAGCACCGGAACAGTTTCTCGTCGGGGTTTTCGATGACCATAGCGAACGGGCAGGACGGACAGCtctcgaggccgtcgatgGCAGCCATCTCGAGGTCCTTTATCTGGCGCAGGCGATGGTAAAGGGACATGGTCTTCTCG contains the following coding sequences:
- a CDS encoding uncharacterized protein (In Between Ring fingers); protein product: MPAARARARARRRGDRPRSPTPISDSDLDDLDFYDDAMELLDVDMVDRGYMFDQLLDGWENQAFAPEANGAADKGARSESDDSDIQVLEEAPEHLRPAIPSSPIVVSSDDEDDDDELLLQRPSKRSASNSFELLDSPPKSKQRVHERDDQPVAGPSNASDTIVTDVEYLVPVVLEVIPDACPIWVRDNLKRIVETLKNRMVTPGQAAVDHVINAALEMEQYPRVGDADKAVVKEKEKGDFKDPKYRAHAREGLQYYANIRYAWSSHGNFQLVTTYLYLHGLSTVADKPYHELKRRRGVKGKSRAEMPEESSSSSFSQDNEGGLAEFYLEYAFLKKLMANAAEKEQKEAAAAAAKEKQETDHVERRKQAVAEGRSRECGCCFDEEALEDLVACPEGHMFCRQCVTSLAENKLGEQLTNITCMDISQCDAAFTDAVLADVCGEKTMSLYHRLRQIKDLEMAAIDGLESCPSCPFAMVIENPDEKLFRCFNPDCNKVTCRKCKRPDHIPKRCEEVEENFKLDKRHAIEEAMSAALMRRCPKCDKPYLKESGCNKITKAIPEDYAHFDQMPGRVGKKPNKCQLWDTGNENQAEADRILNARDEALKAAREAAVDSGLDLNDADLHVDAPAAAPQAPGPLGAGRFAYLPGMGGLDAPADAQHIINCARVLGNARRRLQELQPPEHRDHPQDIIGLGRMLANHENALNAHQAAVVAHGDHLMHRIARLAPPMAFEGLPPGLPQPVLPPPLEPLPPWPPGLPQPVLPPPLEPVPPWPPGVDFGGVGYRVDQRALAAQIAAMPPPRPAPPAPPAPLAAWPAALPFPPHFDAGEAHRLRARRVAVEVRDAQVRALLAMQRARDAQQRDAQLRALLAMQRARLVDDQNGDIAGLARLPPLAPAGGGAAAVQPPYQVREQVCQEAERRALFLPDSDDDEPLAPINERVLRRQPEQAPHADVAQAHVARADELIALFNRRRDRANRPGNAGRPDHD